The Dreissena polymorpha isolate Duluth1 chromosome 4, UMN_Dpol_1.0, whole genome shotgun sequence region CTGTATATCTGTGTGCAAAATGCAGTCATCCATTCCAGTTATGCCACAGTGGAGATGCTCCTAGCTTCCAATGCCAATGTTGACCAGTAAATTGAGCTTCTTGTAGATTAAAATAACaaagaataaaaaacaaaacaatttttataaacattaatgaTTTTCTCTGATTTGTATTAAGCTCTTAAATTATCTAATTAGTTTATAACTATTGATTCATTTTTAGCGTGATTGCTTTGAAAGCCTAAGGGTTTTTTAAACATTCTCCAGTCAGTTTGCTGGGCTGAACCATGACTTGGTGTTTTTTGCGCagagatctaaagaactcttCAACTGTGGGggtcaaacctgtgacctcctggtcgaaataatatactgtgaaaccattattaatcgtcaggcattaattttcataaatttcgtcagtcgaccgatcggcgaatttaagatcctaacgaacaatcatgctctatgtttgaacacaAACAaccactaagttgaacaatattttaaaagtttaccgtagacatgaggcattaaattccaagataatccatgcacacataaACTGCTGTTTCgcaatcaagattaatccggttttgacacaaagggaagTTGATTACACAATGTACTTAACTGACactttacacttctttaaaacgcgtgtgcagtacagctgtatcgaatgcgttaacttcgtttatgtagaatggtaatgaattagcgctaattgtttataactttattacccattaggtgcattgtgttattcaggggtgttgcatattagccatcacgcagcgaatgctgatgaaagacaataaaccaaatgaaaagatgacgatgtgtgatcaacatgcgtatttatcacaaataaataaagaatattttaattgctgtttgttgtttgattgtttgcgtttaaccacacttattactattttatatgtatcaatttatttatttttaaattattgacattattgatttatataccggtagtttactttttaagaacaaacacacacatagagtttataattttaatgtttatatcagaataaaaaagcattttatttgaaaaaaaaaacacttaacaatctggaacctctttcgtataacacaaacagttttaaaacggtattgacagcattttaataaaattgttatcagtatggcaattataataatagaataagactaattggcaattggcttcgttgttacaaacactcgttaacggttattcgatcccacttgtccgctaatcataacaatgaacgtgtgaatgacATATATtatgagggtccattactgtcccttgataacaaaagactagttaattggcatgtgacaaacaggccccacctcctgcagtgattctcaagtgtgttcccgcattcgtaccacgatttttcgcaactgcgattgatcgcgaatatgtattacacacaaatcggatattggctgacgcattttttaaaattcaaaatcagaaatcggcgaatttaagtgctgacgaaatcgtcacttttataaaaatgacgaaattttgtgctgtcgaaaataaatggtttcacagtaattagTCAATTACTCTGAATGTGAGAGAACTCTCTGGTGGTTTGTTATAGTGATGGTCATCTTATTCCTTGGTTTATCAGTATCAAACAGTGACCAATAGTTAGTTTTGgaactgtaaaatcattattattagtggGACATTATTATTAGTGGGACATTAATATTCGTTGATTGTTTTGGTCGACTCATCCACAAATTTGACATAACAAACATGACTgacaaaaattatatattttttgtccaAAATCAGAACTATATGGATATATGGATGTGTCcatgaaaaagtcatttttagctcagcGTTTTCGGAAAAagcccgaggtattgtcatagccagcttgtcgtccgccgtctgccgtccgcgtcgtgctaaaaccttaacattggctctaaaatcaaagttcttccacctacaattttgaaacttaataagatgcaccttgatgggttctatatgccacacccattttggggtcactaggtaaaaggtcaaggttactgtgacctctaaaaaaaaatctgacaagctttcattttttcaaaactgcacccgtagctaagcgtggcacccgttatgctgtgctcttgtgtTAAACACAAAATTGTATACAGACAACCATAAATTATTTTACCTTCAAAATCTTAAATAGTTGCTTCTGTAATCCTCagatttgataaaatatatgcTCAGTAGTTATGTTCTAAAACTGTGTGTCCCTATATTTCAGGAGTGACAGAAATGGCAAAGCTCCAATACACGTGGCAGCACACTGGAAAATTAAGGACATGATACGGATACTGGCCTCAAAAACGACCGTGAACAAAATAGACTACATGGGCCGTACACCACTATATGTGTGTGTGAGCTCGTTGAGTACGGGACTCTATAAGGAGGACCTGAAGTACCAAGTCCCCTGCATTAAACTATTGTTCCATGCTGAGTGCGATATGCTGAACCTTATTGATTGGCTGAAATGGAAGGGGCCAGGGATTCCCGCAGAATTACTGGCCAACGACGAAGAGTTCTTCCAGTGGTACACAAAAAGTTTCAATTCGCCGCACTCGCTGAAGAACTTGAGTCGTAAGGTGATCCAGCAGAGGTTGACTGACAACTGGAAGGACAGTTTCCTGAAGAAGATAACTTATCTGCCGCTTCCAGCAAAACTGCACGAGTTTGTGTCGCACAAGATGTTCCTTATACCCAGCCCCACTGTGTTGCATAATGAGATCTAGTGGCTGGGTGTCAGGTCATAGTGCACCTACCTTGAGGTGACATGGTGATTTTTATGCATACTATTGTACCTGTGCTTGGTTTTCTATTGCAAGCTTTGTGTTGGCATTATATTCAAGATGGTAGTAAAGGGTGAGAACAGAGTGTCTGATgaaaaatattgtaatattatcaAAGATAGCAGTTGTAagcttaattattaatattttttgacAGTATACATAAAATTATTGGGTGATCATTAACAAGGCCTCACTTCTTTCACTGAaaataaatgcttcaaaattTTGCTGTCCGGAAGATTTGAATAGCTTAGTGCTTAGCCTGAtgagttttatgttttaattgaatcTGAATCAAGATTTGTGTTTTCTATTTCATTGATAGATTTAAGGATAAATAATTGATTTCCAATCACAAAATAATACAGTTATGCAGTCACAAACATGCTAGGAAAGTTAAATGTTATGTGAATTAGTCTGGGGCATGTGTTGATTTAAAAGGGTTTTAGCCCCCAGTGCTATGGCAAAGACCATTCCCAGACGGTGATCCCAattttttcatgtttgcgtgCTTGTTAAAACCCTTTTTTCTTACATTTGTTGGTTCTCACTGTTTGGTaacttgcaataaataaaggaccgcATGAAAGTTTCTCACTTGCTGTAGCAGAAGAAGTTTCACAACCAgctttgtttcaaataaacaacTTACACCCGTTTtaagaatattattttaaacggtttccaaaatataattaattgttttgtttttttaatctgaaatgGTATAGTCACTCTGTGCATTGGGTACTCTACAAtggtttagtttaaacttatttattttagctcgattgcattgaaagcctaagccttaaataaacgctctcgagtccgattcctaggcctagaaccagtactttgggtctttgggagagatctaaagaacggatcgaacccatgacctcccggtcgttaCAATGGTTAAAAATCTACTTGATCCTTCAGCCAATCAGGTTAAAGCTTTATCGAGCCTTACAGGGCTCATAATTGATATGTCGCCTGTTGAATGATGTCCGTTCATCAcaagtttgttttatttgatttttgattttattttgatattgtttgatAGTTTATAATGCTAGAACCTCAGCTTAGTGGATGTGCTTTGTTTGCTTCAACtgaagaatatacatgtataggtatAATAACTATTAATCAGTTGATTAATGAGCTATTTCTCTTTCATCCCCAGACTGGTGTGAAAGGACTGGTAATTAAATATTCCCTTTTTAAAACTAGTATATTATACAGGTAGtctattattttaaaagaaagaaaattctTTTAAGTTAATTTCTTGTTTCCTCTAAAGAtagaacatattttatattttgtg contains the following coding sequences:
- the LOC127876730 gene encoding serine/threonine-protein phosphatase 6 regulatory ankyrin repeat subunit B-like; the encoded protein is MGNSKSTKVEHVSLHMPQKERELHLAVMANDREGVRALISAGADVNYPWSNPAVPSVKDSTTPLLAAVSLNHVEISMILLKAGAAINLADRNGCTPLYKAAYHGRPVLVDILTQAGADLNKADKDGQTPLYICVQNAVIHSSYATVEMLLASNANVDQSDRNGKAPIHVAAHWKIKDMIRILASKTTVNKIDYMGRTPLYVCVSSLSTGLYKEDLKYQVPCIKLLFHAECDMLNLIDWLKWKGPGIPAELLANDEEFFQWYTKSFNSPHSLKNLSRKVIQQRLTDNWKDSFLKKITYLPLPAKLHEFVSHKMFLIPSPTVLHNEI